A region from the Desulfitobacterium dehalogenans ATCC 51507 genome encodes:
- a CDS encoding DUF6470 family protein, with product MLRLSMRSYPIRLEYTIQNARLDMKKRLPMVEMENIRPQLQITQPAGKLTIDNTEYYHSIGIKTRAALSQENYDRGRKAALEGIAAIVEKGNRLAQISNPATNAIADMAFESCFEEKGELSFEPIVPPSVRYEASPAQIEVIPGKINYNLVRGKVDADYRPGKVDIQVTQYPRLDISVVDVKV from the coding sequence ATGCTCCGACTCAGCATGAGGAGTTACCCCATTCGCTTGGAGTATACGATACAGAATGCCCGGTTAGATATGAAGAAACGTCTTCCCATGGTTGAGATGGAGAACATCCGTCCTCAGCTGCAAATCACCCAACCGGCCGGGAAATTGACCATTGACAATACGGAGTATTATCATTCCATAGGCATCAAAACCAGGGCTGCCCTTTCCCAGGAAAACTACGATCGCGGCAGAAAGGCTGCCCTGGAAGGTATCGCCGCCATCGTGGAAAAGGGAAATCGTCTGGCGCAGATTAGTAATCCTGCCACCAATGCCATCGCCGACATGGCTTTTGAATCCTGTTTTGAGGAAAAAGGTGAGCTCAGCTTTGAGCCCATCGTCCCCCCCTCTGTCCGCTATGAAGCCAGCCCGGCTCAGATCGAAGTCATTCCGGGCAAAATTAACTACAACCTGGTGAGGGGAAAAGTAGATGCGGATTACCGGCCCGGAAAGGTGGACATCCAGGTGACTCAGTATCCCAGACTCGATATTTCCGTAGTAGATGTTAAAGTGTAG
- the flgL gene encoding flagellar hook-associated protein FlgL has translation MRISNNMLSRNLLLNLQAAQGRLDKLQNQLSSGQKINRPSDDPVGTENSLRFKSNISYLNQLKANAKEGIAYMDTTDDTMGEMSLMIQRAKELAIHAMNTSTVNDEDRKKIAIEIDQIREHVIELANTKVGTKYIFGGTANVEPFPKGATGWQGSDDTKKFQVGSDLSIEVSVNGNDLFGAGWEYLEKTPSTDPPTYEYKKTGASGIAMFDTLAQLSKALNESNIFGVDDGTGTEEDGVQVLIAKMELQADHISDVRAQLGARQNRMDSVYTQLDSTSANLGDSLANVLYADIAETLVNFKTQDSIYQAALSVGTKIIQPSLADFLR, from the coding sequence TTGCGAATTTCCAATAATATGCTTTCCCGCAATCTGCTCCTAAATCTCCAGGCGGCACAAGGTCGCTTGGATAAACTGCAGAATCAGTTGTCATCAGGACAAAAGATTAACCGCCCCTCCGATGATCCCGTGGGGACGGAGAACTCCCTGCGCTTTAAAAGTAACATTTCCTACCTGAACCAACTGAAGGCCAATGCCAAGGAGGGCATAGCCTACATGGATACGACAGATGATACTATGGGTGAGATGAGCCTTATGATCCAACGGGCTAAAGAGTTGGCCATTCATGCTATGAATACATCCACGGTGAATGATGAGGACCGCAAAAAGATCGCCATTGAAATCGATCAAATCCGGGAGCATGTCATCGAGTTAGCCAATACCAAAGTAGGTACCAAATATATTTTTGGCGGGACAGCCAACGTGGAACCTTTCCCCAAAGGAGCTACCGGATGGCAAGGCTCCGATGATACGAAGAAATTCCAGGTAGGCAGTGATTTAAGTATCGAAGTCTCGGTCAATGGGAATGATTTATTTGGAGCAGGCTGGGAATATCTCGAAAAGACCCCTTCCACCGATCCTCCCACCTATGAGTACAAGAAGACCGGTGCTTCAGGCATTGCCATGTTTGATACTCTGGCCCAATTGAGCAAAGCTCTGAACGAATCAAACATCTTTGGAGTGGATGATGGCACAGGGACAGAAGAAGACGGCGTACAGGTCTTAATCGCTAAAATGGAACTTCAAGCGGATCACATCTCTGATGTACGCGCTCAACTGGGTGCGCGGCAAAATCGTATGGATTCGGTCTATACCCAGCTGGATTCCACCTCTGCCAATCTCGGAGATTCACTCGCTAACGTTCTTTATGCCGATATCGCGGAGACTCTGGTGAACTTTAAGACCCAGGACAGCATTTATCAGGCCGCCCTTTCTGTGGGAACGAAGATTATTCAGCCCTCCCTGGCAGATTTCCTGAGATAA